CGGCCGATGCGAGCAGGTGAGCGAGCTCGTCGGCGCTCTCCGCGAGCTGCAGTTCTTCCGACGTGGGACCCCATGACCGGATCCGTCGTGTCCCGTCGAGGGTCCGATCGACGATGTCCTCTGCTTCGACGTGGTTCGCGAACCGTGGCGTCCGTCCCTCGGCACCCACGGTGACCCCACGCAGCACGGTGTGGATCTGCCCGAGGAGCGGGAGCCCGGCCGTGAGACGTTCCCGGGAGTCCATCTCCGCGTCGTGCTCCACGAAGTGCTCGACTTCGACGAGCAGGTCGTCGACGGTCGTCCACGGTTGGTCGTGTCGGGTCGTCACCAACTGCGAACACGGCACGCCACCTGTTACCAGCGCCCGGCGCACGACCTGGATGTCATCGAGCCTTCGTGCTGTGACGTGTTGCCGGTACACGCGCGCGACGAAACGCGCGTCTCCCGTGGTGATCAGCAGGTTGAGGTTCGACGAGCCCCCGAGATCGACATGGCCGGAGACATCGATTCCGTACTCGTCGTGCAGAGCATCGAAGAGTGACGGTGACAACTGCGGTCGTTGCCCGCGACGACCTCCCGCCGCATCGTCCACGATGCAGACGATTCAGGCCGGGCGCGTCCACCCGTCGTCGTGGATCGAATCGGCGACGACCGGTATGACGATGT
This genomic interval from Acidimicrobiia bacterium contains the following:
- a CDS encoding phosphotransferase — protein: MDDAAGGRRGQRPQLSPSLFDALHDEYGIDVSGHVDLGGSSNLNLLITTGDARFVARVYRQHVTARRLDDIQVVRRALVTGGVPCSQLVTTRHDQPWTTVDDLLVEVEHFVEHDAEMDSRERLTAGLPLLGQIHTVLRGVTVGAEGRTPRFANHVEAEDIVDRTLDGTRRIRSWGPTSEELQLAESADELAHLLASAERDRGTALPRQLVHGDFWDNNVLFREGRVVLVTDFDFMGERVRIDDLALTLYFASLANGSDRLADLVDAYEQGLDRPLGREEREALPLALARQPLWSVGGWIATLDDEDTARRHAAGMNAPVAWARAIVDDLERWRETFS